A genomic stretch from Fodinibius salinus includes:
- a CDS encoding efflux RND transporter periplasmic adaptor subunit — translation MLPIMLKNYSSFYQIALLVCCAALLFSGCQTSETENENPLSEEEQESAKVRPQVTFAIADDKPIYQYVESQGVVEANQSVQLKPKISGYVDSSYIRQGKRIRKGETLLTFDQKEYAIAVQEAQNKYKEARQKYRIEMGMRSGRDSARGTNGHEDPGEQLVRITTGLAQAEVNLKQARLNLSYATLKAPFSGVLATNKRLSSGTYVNAGTEVGQLVDDRTVRIRFDVLESELSNINKGMNVRLTAPNGQELQGQVQAVAPVVNTETKTGTVVVQANNSSQVLRPGMTVEGLIQTLKQDGKVRVPRSAILSRDGGRTLLFKLKPENNEVQWVYLEPTAQNSEWAIIDHKQIAPGDTIAVDRHFSLSHQQIVDPQLRVTANE, via the coding sequence ATGCTACCGATTATGCTAAAAAACTATTCGTCATTTTATCAGATTGCGCTACTTGTGTGTTGCGCGGCACTTTTGTTTAGTGGCTGTCAAACAAGTGAAACTGAAAACGAAAATCCTCTTTCCGAAGAAGAGCAGGAATCTGCCAAAGTGCGTCCGCAGGTGACTTTTGCTATAGCCGATGATAAACCTATCTACCAGTATGTCGAAAGTCAGGGCGTGGTAGAAGCTAACCAGTCTGTACAGTTAAAGCCGAAAATAAGCGGTTATGTAGATAGCTCATATATCAGGCAGGGGAAACGAATACGTAAGGGAGAGACACTGCTCACTTTTGATCAGAAAGAATATGCTATAGCAGTACAGGAAGCCCAGAACAAGTACAAGGAAGCCCGTCAGAAGTATCGCATCGAGATGGGCATGCGTTCCGGGCGTGACAGCGCACGAGGGACAAATGGGCATGAAGATCCTGGAGAACAGCTGGTGCGTATTACCACAGGCTTGGCACAGGCAGAGGTCAATTTGAAGCAAGCCCGCCTGAATCTATCCTATGCTACACTTAAAGCACCCTTTTCAGGGGTGTTGGCTACGAATAAGCGGCTCTCGTCCGGTACCTATGTAAATGCCGGTACAGAAGTGGGGCAGCTAGTGGATGACCGGACCGTACGCATCCGTTTTGATGTACTGGAATCTGAGCTGAGTAATATTAACAAAGGAATGAACGTGCGGCTGACTGCCCCTAACGGACAAGAGTTGCAGGGACAAGTACAGGCGGTAGCTCCGGTGGTAAATACCGAAACGAAAACCGGGACTGTAGTGGTACAGGCTAACAATAGCAGTCAAGTATTACGGCCAGGGATGACGGTAGAAGGACTTATCCAAACGTTGAAGCAGGATGGGAAAGTGCGTGTTCCCCGATCAGCCATTTTATCGCGGGACGGGGGGCGAACGCTGCTTTTTAAACTCAAACCTGAAAATAACGAAGTGCAATGGGTGTATCTAGAGCCAACAGCCCAGAACAGTGAATGGGCGATTATTGATCACAAGCAGATTGCCCCGGGTGATACTATTGCCGTGGACCGCCACTTTAGCCTTAGCCATCAGCAGATTGTAGACCCCCAACTGAGGGTAACCGCCAACGAATAA
- the lepB gene encoding signal peptidase I, translating to MKVSNRHYWFSVRAKKLVRWLKLIGAIVIISWLCKALLFSVYYVPTQSMSPTIQPNSYIIVLKFPYRLHTPAHWPLTNVPFPDLSINGIGNMNHNDIVVFEDPVGQNNSEIVSKRNLVKRCVGLPGDTIQIYLAHTTLNSQIIDHKHNVMINTKSDTLLKVFAIPQKKSNSYFMLGDNRTQSFDSRYFGLVPQKNLIGRAEAKIWPWPPKWL from the coding sequence GTGAAAGTTAGCAATCGACACTATTGGTTTTCTGTTCGGGCTAAAAAGCTAGTCCGGTGGCTTAAACTTATTGGAGCAATAGTCATTATCTCTTGGTTATGTAAGGCACTGCTTTTTTCGGTCTATTATGTGCCGACTCAGTCAATGTCCCCAACTATTCAGCCGAACAGTTATATTATAGTACTTAAATTTCCCTATCGACTTCATACTCCTGCCCACTGGCCATTAACTAATGTTCCATTCCCAGATTTGTCTATAAATGGTATAGGGAACATGAATCATAATGATATTGTCGTTTTTGAGGATCCTGTAGGGCAAAATAATTCAGAGATAGTATCAAAACGGAATTTAGTTAAGAGATGTGTTGGGCTTCCGGGAGATACTATTCAAATATACCTTGCTCATACCACTTTGAATAGCCAAATAATAGACCATAAACACAACGTGATGATTAATACAAAGTCTGATACATTATTAAAGGTTTTTGCTATTCCTCAAAAAAAATCCAATAGTTATTTTATGTTAGGAGATAATCGTACTCAAAGCTTTGACAGTCGATACTTTGGTCTGGTGCCCCAAAAGAATTTAATTGGCCGAGCTGAAGCCAAAATTTGGCCCTGGCCGCCCAAGTGGTTATAA
- a CDS encoding helix-turn-helix domain-containing protein gives MSIYRKIIKQKLEDYRSQLSGCLLKMKNENGIPWPHEVTAVSRFISRRLYHPDLDISYMKDRGIIKSHRLSGQFEYYAGLKPKSYINLHRVSASQKLLRLPKLGKMSILKVAYHVGYRRPSTYIKAFKRQEGVSPGKWRKKS, from the coding sequence ATGAGCATATATAGGAAGATCATTAAGCAGAAACTTGAGGATTATCGATCACAGCTATCCGGTTGTTTACTTAAAATGAAGAATGAAAACGGCATTCCGTGGCCGCATGAAGTTACAGCGGTTTCCCGATTTATAAGCCGTCGGTTATATCATCCCGATTTAGATATTTCCTATATGAAAGATCGCGGTATTATTAAGAGTCATCGGTTGTCGGGGCAATTTGAATATTATGCAGGGCTAAAACCCAAATCGTATATTAATTTGCATAGGGTTAGCGCATCCCAAAAATTACTCAGATTGCCGAAATTGGGAAAGATGTCAATACTGAAGGTTGCTTACCATGTCGGATATCGCAGGCCATCGACGTATATCAAGGCCTTTAAACGTCAGGAAGGAGTTTCGCCTGGCAAATGGCGAAAGAAAAGTTGA
- a CDS encoding 6-bladed beta-propeller, whose translation MKILNYLLLFLTLLFLNFCNHTTKSKVIERNKKKLAIDLEGSKTVQMSDIFQNIQYLKLENKKEQLIGKVRKILIRDSKIFIFEKNTPSIFIYGFSGKFINQIKITKGRGPQEMLYARDFTVNTQLNEIIVLGFQEIHKYSYKGEFLDRISIKIDPDKITLLPGSGYALFMNNSTYSSGEIENTGFNLLYFDEEKVFRRFLKIEKYKSGLGFGVTNNFPRYNGKQLLYFHPSYNIYELKKDKIAVRYTLDFGPYNVPESLFRERKNLKKGYKFIEKTINREYASYISRFLETDHLIYFSIFWDRQKSYPVFYLKKKDKSVVAKKLVNDIDNGLTPYFKAKYKNELVTEIQPSDLLKKAKAIKKMPESKRNKHEKELLEFAKNLDPLDNPVLMFAQIKTKFTD comes from the coding sequence ATGAAAATTTTAAATTATTTATTGTTATTCCTGACATTACTTTTTCTAAATTTTTGTAATCATACGACTAAGAGTAAAGTAATTGAAAGAAATAAGAAAAAACTGGCAATAGATCTGGAAGGTAGTAAAACTGTTCAAATGTCTGATATTTTTCAGAATATCCAGTATTTAAAGCTTGAGAACAAAAAAGAACAACTCATTGGGAAAGTCCGAAAAATATTAATCCGGGATAGTAAAATATTTATTTTTGAAAAAAACACACCTTCGATATTTATTTATGGCTTTTCAGGTAAGTTTATTAACCAGATTAAAATAACAAAAGGTCGTGGGCCACAGGAAATGCTATATGCAAGGGATTTTACGGTTAATACACAGCTAAATGAAATCATAGTATTAGGTTTTCAAGAAATTCATAAATATTCTTATAAAGGTGAATTCTTAGATCGAATATCTATAAAGATTGATCCCGATAAAATTACATTATTGCCTGGGAGTGGTTATGCATTATTTATGAATAATAGTACTTATAGCAGTGGGGAAATTGAAAATACAGGATTTAATTTATTGTACTTCGATGAAGAAAAAGTATTCAGACGGTTTCTAAAAATTGAAAAGTATAAGTCGGGCTTAGGTTTTGGGGTAACTAATAATTTCCCCCGTTATAATGGCAAACAGCTATTATACTTCCATCCTTCTTATAATATTTATGAATTAAAAAAAGATAAAATTGCTGTGAGATATACTCTTGATTTCGGGCCATATAATGTACCGGAATCATTGTTTAGGGAGAGGAAAAATTTAAAAAAAGGTTATAAATTTATTGAAAAAACAATTAATAGAGAATATGCTTCGTACATATCCCGATTTCTAGAAACAGATCACTTAATTTATTTTTCTATTTTTTGGGACAGACAAAAGTCATATCCTGTATTCTATTTGAAGAAGAAGGATAAATCGGTTGTTGCTAAAAAACTGGTGAATGATATTGACAATGGGCTCACGCCGTATTTTAAAGCTAAATATAAAAACGAATTGGTAACTGAAATACAGCCCAGTGATCTTTTAAAAAAGGCCAAAGCCATAAAAAAAATGCCAGAAAGCAAACGCAATAAACATGAAAAAGAATTACTTGAATTTGCTAAAAATTTAGACCCACTAGATAATCCAGTATTAATGTTTGCGCAAATAAAAACGAAATTTACAGACTAA
- a CDS encoding MauE/DoxX family redox-associated membrane protein, with protein MSNRLQSFDLESLPGQLPPVTKLFYSGLYYAISFVLIIAGMLKIYDASGLVSAMQQVVFFNDTFITLTATFLPLLEVGLAAALLINYHPELMLGLTAGLFAIFFAFSIYGLVSGLQGDCGCFGDLAESGFGWAMAVRNLVLFCAAGFLWMRKSHL; from the coding sequence ATGAGTAACAGACTACAAAGTTTTGATTTAGAAAGTTTGCCCGGCCAGCTTCCACCGGTCACAAAATTATTCTACAGTGGGCTTTATTATGCTATTTCGTTTGTGTTGATCATTGCCGGAATGCTTAAAATTTATGACGCCTCGGGGTTGGTTTCAGCCATGCAGCAGGTAGTATTTTTCAACGATACGTTTATTACTCTCACGGCAACATTTCTGCCGTTACTTGAAGTGGGGCTGGCCGCAGCATTGCTGATAAACTACCACCCGGAATTGATGCTTGGGCTTACCGCCGGGTTATTTGCAATCTTTTTTGCTTTTAGCATATACGGTCTGGTTAGCGGACTGCAGGGAGATTGCGGATGTTTTGGAGACCTGGCTGAAAGTGGTTTTGGATGGGCGATGGCAGTAAGAAATTTGGTACTGTTTTGTGCAGCAGGCTTTTTATGGATGCGAAAATCGCATTTGTAA
- a CDS encoding helix-turn-helix domain-containing protein — MSAYRKIIKQELEDYRSQLSGCLLKMKNGNGIPWPHDVTAVSRFISRRLYHPDLDIAYMKENKVIKSRKVPSLFSYHIGVSITTYINRHRVQASQRILCNPKLTAVTVTDLAYKVGYRRSSTYIKAFKRCEDIPPGRWKDINLT; from the coding sequence ATGAGTGCATATAGGAAGATCATTAAGCAGGAACTTGAAGATTATCGATCACAGCTGTCCGGTTGTTTACTTAAAATGAAGAATGGAAACGGCATTCCGTGGCCGCATGACGTTACTGCGGTTTCCCGATTTATAAGCCGGCGGTTATATCATCCCGATTTAGATATTGCCTATATGAAAGAAAATAAGGTAATCAAAAGTCGGAAAGTGCCTTCATTATTCAGCTATCATATAGGTGTGTCGATTACAACTTATATCAACCGGCACCGGGTACAAGCTTCCCAGAGAATTCTTTGCAATCCCAAACTTACCGCAGTTACCGTCACCGATCTCGCGTATAAGGTCGGATATCGCAGGTCTTCAACTTATATAAAAGCGTTCAAACGATGTGAGGATATCCCGCCCGGTCGGTGGAAGGATATCAATTTGACGTAG
- a CDS encoding efflux RND transporter permease subunit, whose amino-acid sequence MLLRRPITAIMLIIATLIFGTIALSELSVSLLPQVDSPTLLVRTDWSGAAPQEIEQRINEPMEATLSTVQGLESIHSFSRQGQSIISLRFKWGQNMDLSFLNVREKLDQVQYALPQQADRPQLVQNNSSDEPIAILGITSVNEANPDFKTRLDLKRWSEQVLSRRLEQAEGIAQTVLVGEVKPEVKINYQPKTLNRFEVSLSEVENLVSDANLFTATGELRDGWYRYSLKIQSRIQSIEDVEEVPLKTLGTGRVLKLSDVAEVELGQADPSSFSLVDGKEVLSVLVKKEYGANTVEAFDTMQPLLDELRSQNANIGITILQENASFIRNAINNLLQTLLYGALLAFIILFLFLDNWRTPFTIGVAIPVSIFLTFFVMYLSDIQLNIVSLSGLTLGIGLLVDNAIIVLENINRHRGEAASIFEAADLGTREIALAVTASTFTTISVFLPLVFLGGFEGAFFKDQAWTLSISLLASLGVALLILPVLVTQVQKEEQQSSVLGFNRYFDRLRDRYEKSLQWALQHKGLFLGIMMVLLVLAGLLLITVTKSVLPHTEPKQVRYQVQLPGNTSLQTTRQAAESTIRQTMSLKANDRSIQVLGGYTDQTNLSNLSEEGRNKFTISIPVEGYATAEQVRRRLTTYIDDHPEWSSQPLATQSALNVLPSSSEPPILFRLVGNDRRQAERNINRLQQDLQHAGLDIQLSKQYKQQINTYQLQFKKKKMMQLEISERQIIEYLESLTRGSWITDWNRQDENVPVRLVGKDQRIFDPHNITLELNNFKIPLSQLVAIERSSEPEQLERVNQTPVLSYKADLSFTDWWWNKQKIQDTLTDFARQTGIEVKVGGSVKNIAALLADMGLLLLISVIIIYIILAVQFESLRHPLIILTAVPFAWVGSVIILWMTGISLNALSFMGILILTGIAVNDSILKVDFMRRYYADTGNLHQAITQAGLHRFRPVVMTSLTTIFGLIPMLLPIGDGYAFRQSLAVALMGGMVTSTLLTLYLVPIIFQWVEGMRARN is encoded by the coding sequence GTGCTACTAAGACGCCCTATCACAGCCATAATGCTTATTATAGCGACGCTCATCTTCGGGACGATTGCCTTAAGTGAGTTGTCCGTAAGCCTGCTTCCGCAGGTTGACTCTCCCACCCTTTTAGTACGTACCGACTGGAGTGGAGCTGCCCCACAGGAAATCGAGCAGCGCATCAATGAACCCATGGAAGCTACGTTGAGTACTGTACAGGGACTGGAAAGTATTCATAGTTTTTCGCGACAAGGGCAAAGTATTATCTCTTTGCGATTTAAATGGGGGCAGAATATGGATCTGTCCTTTTTGAATGTCCGCGAAAAGCTTGACCAGGTGCAGTATGCCTTGCCCCAGCAGGCAGATCGTCCCCAGCTGGTTCAGAATAACTCTTCCGACGAGCCCATAGCTATTTTAGGTATTACCAGCGTCAATGAAGCTAATCCCGATTTTAAAACCCGTCTTGATCTAAAGCGATGGTCAGAACAAGTATTGTCCCGTCGGCTGGAGCAGGCCGAAGGTATCGCCCAAACGGTACTGGTGGGAGAAGTAAAGCCTGAAGTAAAAATAAATTATCAGCCCAAAACCCTTAACCGGTTTGAGGTTTCACTCAGCGAAGTAGAGAATCTGGTTTCTGATGCCAATCTTTTTACCGCCACCGGCGAACTTCGGGACGGTTGGTACCGCTACTCTCTAAAAATCCAAAGTCGCATACAATCTATTGAGGATGTTGAGGAAGTACCGCTGAAAACACTTGGTACCGGACGTGTACTTAAGTTGAGTGATGTAGCAGAAGTAGAGCTGGGCCAGGCCGACCCAAGTTCCTTTTCGCTGGTAGATGGTAAAGAAGTGCTGAGTGTGCTCGTCAAAAAAGAATACGGGGCCAATACCGTCGAAGCCTTTGATACTATGCAGCCCCTGCTTGATGAACTTCGTTCCCAAAACGCTAACATCGGCATTACCATACTGCAAGAAAATGCCAGTTTCATTCGAAATGCCATAAATAATCTATTGCAAACCCTGTTGTATGGGGCGCTGCTGGCTTTCATTATTCTCTTTTTGTTTTTGGATAACTGGCGGACGCCCTTCACTATTGGCGTAGCTATACCCGTGAGTATTTTCCTGACCTTTTTTGTGATGTACCTCTCGGATATCCAGCTTAATATTGTTTCTCTCAGTGGACTTACTCTCGGCATTGGCCTGCTGGTTGATAATGCCATTATTGTACTGGAAAATATTAACAGGCACCGCGGGGAGGCTGCCAGTATATTTGAGGCTGCTGACCTGGGAACGCGCGAAATAGCACTGGCCGTTACGGCTTCTACTTTTACTACTATCTCGGTCTTTTTGCCCCTGGTGTTTTTAGGGGGATTCGAAGGTGCCTTTTTCAAAGACCAGGCGTGGACACTCTCAATAAGTTTGTTGGCATCACTTGGGGTGGCCTTGCTCATTTTACCTGTCTTGGTTACCCAAGTACAAAAAGAGGAGCAGCAATCTTCTGTGCTTGGCTTTAACCGTTACTTTGATCGGCTGCGGGATCGGTATGAAAAAAGCCTGCAGTGGGCCTTGCAACACAAAGGATTGTTTTTGGGAATTATGATGGTGCTGCTGGTTCTTGCCGGATTGTTACTCATTACCGTTACCAAGAGCGTATTGCCCCACACTGAACCCAAGCAGGTACGCTATCAGGTGCAACTGCCCGGTAATACATCACTGCAAACGACCCGTCAGGCGGCCGAAAGCACTATTCGTCAGACTATGTCTTTAAAGGCCAATGACCGTTCCATACAAGTGCTGGGTGGCTATACCGATCAGACAAATTTGTCAAACCTCTCCGAAGAGGGACGCAATAAATTTACTATAAGTATTCCGGTAGAGGGATATGCTACGGCCGAACAAGTGCGGCGCCGGCTCACAACATATATTGATGACCATCCGGAATGGAGTAGTCAGCCGCTGGCAACACAAAGCGCACTGAATGTGCTGCCGTCGTCCTCAGAACCGCCAATACTTTTTAGGCTGGTGGGTAATGATCGCCGACAAGCCGAACGTAATATCAACCGCCTGCAGCAAGATTTACAGCATGCAGGACTGGATATACAGCTCTCAAAGCAATACAAGCAGCAAATAAATACCTATCAGCTGCAGTTTAAAAAGAAGAAGATGATGCAGCTGGAGATCTCCGAGCGGCAGATCATAGAGTACCTCGAATCACTGACCCGCGGAAGTTGGATTACCGACTGGAACCGGCAGGATGAAAATGTGCCTGTTCGGCTGGTAGGTAAAGACCAACGTATTTTTGATCCTCATAATATTACTCTCGAGCTTAACAACTTTAAAATACCACTCTCACAACTGGTAGCTATTGAACGCAGTTCTGAGCCGGAGCAGCTTGAGCGGGTCAATCAGACCCCGGTACTAAGTTATAAGGCCGATTTGAGTTTTACTGACTGGTGGTGGAATAAGCAAAAAATCCAAGACACACTCACTGACTTTGCCCGCCAAACCGGTATTGAGGTAAAGGTCGGCGGGTCGGTAAAAAACATAGCCGCGCTGCTGGCGGATATGGGATTACTGCTGCTTATCAGCGTTATTATTATCTACATTATTTTGGCTGTACAGTTCGAAAGCCTGCGGCATCCGCTTATTATTTTGACTGCCGTCCCCTTTGCTTGGGTGGGATCAGTCATCATTTTGTGGATGACCGGTATTAGTCTGAATGCCCTTTCGTTTATGGGGATTTTGATTTTAACCGGCATCGCTGTTAACGATTCTATCCTTAAAGTAGATTTTATGCGCCGCTATTATGCCGATACCGGCAATCTGCATCAGGCCATTACGCAGGCAGGCCTGCATCGTTTTCGTCCCGTAGTAATGACCAGCCTGACAACCATTTTTGGGCTTATACCTATGCTGTTGCCCATTGGCGATGGCTATGCCTTCCGCCAGTCGTTGGCTGTGGCGCTGATGGGCGGGATGGTTACAAGTACACTGCTAACCCTTTACTTGGTACCAATTATCTTCCAGTGGGTAGAAGGAATGCGAGCAAGGAATTGA
- a CDS encoding InlB B-repeat-containing protein, with protein sequence MSVMIMGCGGSSTGGDDKSSEQVRLLVTENPSEGGSVDPARGTFDVGEEVTVKADANDGYGFGEWTGDQQSQDNPLTFTINEQTNLTANFVQTGPRYSMVITAGDGTETINDLETGQSYDATASFDENLDKDAPPSPPQGAFDARFVTQSDNLRKDYRSSTVQQVDWTLKYQLSSGQDLNLSWNLSVQDQSLDGDDLILTDQSGSFEKDMTNSSSYTVSGASSGTLIISYTAN encoded by the coding sequence ATGAGCGTAATGATAATGGGATGTGGCGGATCCAGTACTGGTGGAGATGATAAAAGTTCAGAACAGGTGAGGCTTTTAGTTACTGAAAACCCCAGTGAAGGCGGTTCGGTTGATCCGGCTCGTGGTACTTTCGATGTAGGCGAAGAGGTAACAGTTAAAGCTGATGCCAATGATGGATATGGCTTTGGAGAATGGACCGGCGACCAGCAGTCGCAAGATAATCCACTGACATTTACCATTAATGAACAGACCAACCTTACGGCTAACTTTGTGCAAACCGGTCCACGGTATTCGATGGTGATAACAGCAGGAGATGGAACGGAAACAATCAATGATTTGGAAACAGGACAATCATATGATGCCACTGCATCCTTTGATGAGAACCTTGATAAGGATGCACCCCCGTCCCCTCCTCAGGGAGCCTTTGATGCACGTTTTGTAACACAGAGTGACAACTTGAGAAAAGATTATCGTAGCAGTACGGTCCAACAAGTTGACTGGACGTTAAAATACCAGCTAAGCAGCGGCCAAGATTTGAATTTAAGTTGGAACCTGTCGGTTCAAGACCAGTCTCTGGATGGGGATGACTTAATTTTGACTGACCAAAGTGGATCCTTCGAAAAGGATATGACCAACAGTTCATCATATACGGTATCGGGAGCTAGTTCGGGGACCCTTATTATTTCATATACGGCAAATTAA
- a CDS encoding TIGR04282 family arsenosugar biosynthesis glycosyltransferase — translation MDIANSHTAVLFFSRSAQVDADAKTFSDDGRHSKDCQIAQQLIAHTRKEISKTELPYFIIDESQQKGHSFGERFSNAFEEIFDRGFDYVIAVGNDTPGLSKEHIIDTAQKLRSGFDVVLGPSTDGGIWLSGYSKGAFNKKAFKQHPWQTNQLLSAIRQYTNALSVYELPQLGDIDSPQDLNSFINSAPYILRSLATLLLSILSTTLGDINKLPPTRLITFFNKPNALRAPPLV, via the coding sequence TTGGATATAGCAAATTCACATACAGCCGTGCTGTTTTTTAGCCGATCTGCACAAGTAGACGCAGACGCTAAAACCTTTTCTGATGACGGCCGGCACAGCAAAGACTGCCAAATTGCTCAGCAGCTCATTGCTCACACCCGCAAAGAGATTTCCAAAACAGAATTACCCTATTTTATTATTGATGAAAGCCAACAAAAAGGTCATTCATTCGGAGAGCGATTTTCTAATGCCTTTGAAGAAATATTCGATCGGGGATTTGATTATGTGATCGCAGTAGGCAATGACACTCCGGGGCTATCAAAAGAGCACATCATCGATACTGCCCAAAAGCTGCGTTCGGGATTTGATGTGGTATTAGGCCCCTCAACCGACGGGGGAATCTGGCTATCGGGCTACAGTAAAGGGGCTTTTAACAAAAAAGCATTCAAACAGCATCCTTGGCAGACAAATCAGCTTCTGTCAGCTATACGGCAATATACCAATGCTCTTTCGGTATATGAACTACCGCAACTGGGTGATATCGACTCTCCGCAGGATCTTAACTCTTTTATAAATAGTGCTCCATACATTCTTCGGTCGCTGGCTACTCTTCTACTATCTATTCTCTCCACTACTTTAGGAGATATAAATAAGTTGCCGCCCACAAGATTAATTACCTTTTTTAATAAACCGAATGCCCTTCGCGCCCCTCCTTTAGTGTAA